Proteins encoded by one window of Anguilla rostrata isolate EN2019 chromosome 9, ASM1855537v3, whole genome shotgun sequence:
- the bnip1b gene encoding vesicle transport protein SEC20, with protein sequence MAASSDVHVRICGQEIIKYDLEIKALIQDIRECPGPQSELMDLNSKVKEKFGQLRLRIQNLEQIGKEQDKETDKLAILSETESHRKQMLSNQMAWRKANLACKMSIDRVEKDELLLGGDASVRQRKTTKESLAQTSSDITESLMSISRMMSQQVEQSEEAISTLATSSRTVLETNEEFKAMTGTIHLGRRLITKYNRRELTDKLLIFLALALFLSTVLYILKKRLFPFL encoded by the exons ATGGCGGCCTCCTCGGATGTACACGTCCGAATTTGCGGgcaagaaataattaaatacgaCTTGGAAATAAAAGCTCTAATTCAG GATATCAGAGAATGTCCAGGTCCTCAAAGCGAGCTGATGGATTTAAACTCAAAAGTTAAAGAGAAATTTGGTCAGCTCCGACTGCGGATTCAG AACCTAGAGCAGATTGGTAAGGAGCAGGACAAGGAGACAGACAAGCTCGCCATCCTGAGCGAGACAGAGAGCCACCGTAAGCAGATGCTGAG TAACCAGATGGCATGGAGGAAGGCTAACCTGGCCTGTAAGATGTCCATTGACAGAGTGGAGAAAGATGAACTCCTCCTGGGTGGAGATGCTTCAGTGAGACAGCG AAAGACAACCAAGGAAAGCCTGGCGCAAACatccagtgacatcactgagagTCTGATGAGCATCAgcaggatgatgtcacagcaggtTGAGCAGAGCGAGGAGGCCATCAGCACTCTGG CCACGTCCTCCAGGACCGTGCTGGAGACCAACGAAGAGTTCAAGGCCATGACGGGCACTATTCACCTTGGGAGGAGGCTGATCACCAAGTACAACCGGCGGGAGCTCACAGACAAGCTGCTGATCTTCCTGGCCCTGGCGCTCTTCCTCTCCACTGTCCTGTACATTCTGAAGAAACGGCTCTTCCCCTTCCTGTAG
- the LOC135263690 gene encoding stanniocalcin-2-like isoform X2 → MLLKCAIAVIIFAAFKQVVGTDPIDVPESQQEKPASQQKGRLSLQNTVDIQHCLVNSGDVGCGVFECFENNSCEIRGLQEICMSFLHNAGKFDSQGKSFIKDALKCMAHGLRHKFSCSSRKCLAISEMVLQLQRECYTRYDLCAAAKGNVNVMVDMIHFQDLFPKGPHLELVNILLSCGEQVKEALTWSVRQQCEQNWGALCESLRLCTPGDPPAGPAAPPHPQSAHAQAPHEGGGGGAEGNGETEGNGPPESSQSPGQASQEAEDPERSGTRRLQFHIQ, encoded by the exons ATGCTACTCAAATGTGCAATAGCGGTTATTATTTTTGCTGCGTTCAAGCAAGTAGTGGGGACTGATCCAATCGATGTTCCCGAAAGCCAGCAAGAAAAACCTGCAAGCCAGCAGAAAGGGCGTCTTTCTCTGCAGAACACAG TGGACATTCAGCACTGCCTGGTGAACAGCGGGGATGTGGGCTGTGGCGTGTTCGAGTGCTTCGAGAACAACTCGTGTGAGATCCGTGGCCTCCAGGAAATCTGCATGTCCTTCCTCCACAACGCCGGCAAGTTCGACTCTCAG GGCAAGTCCTTCATCAAAGACGCGCTGAAGTGCATGGCCCACGGCCTGCGGCACAAGTTCAGCTGCAGCAGCCGCAAGTGCCTGGCCATAAGCGAGAtggtgctgcagctgcagcgggAGTGCTACACCCGCTACGACCTCTGCGCTGCCGCCAAGGGCAACGTCAACGTCATGGTCGACATGATCCACTTCCAGGACCTGTTTCCCAAGGG GCCTCACCTGGAGCTGGTGAACATCCTGCTGAGCTGTGGAGAGCAGGTGAAGGAGGCGCTCACCTGGAGCGTGCGGCAGCAGTGCGAGCAGAACTGGGGCGCCCTGTGCGAGAGCCTGAGACTGTGCACCCCAGGGGAcccccccgccggccccgccgctccgccccacccccagagCGCCCACGCCCAGGCTCCccatgagggggggggcgggggggcagagggCAACGGGGAGACCGAGGGCAACGGGCCGCCAGAGAGCTCTCAGAGTCCCGGCCAGGCGTCTCAGGAGGCCGAGGACCCAGAAAGATCCGGAACCAGGAG GCTGCAATTCCACATACAGTGA
- the LOC135263690 gene encoding stanniocalcin-2-like isoform X1, giving the protein MLLCVCVCVVRVWACACLCACVSVCVFVRACMCMRACVYMCVLVHVCVCMYARACVRVYARACVCACSFVFVCLCMCVHASVCVCVCMCICVLVCVCVCVVRACVCVRTTQGKSFIKDALKCMAHGLRHKFSCSSRKCLAISEMVLQLQRECYTRYDLCAAAKGNVNVMVDMIHFQDLFPKGPHLELVNILLSCGEQVKEALTWSVRQQCEQNWGALCESLRLCTPGDPPAGPAAPPHPQSAHAQAPHEGGGGGAEGNGETEGNGPPESSQSPGQASQEAEDPERSGTRRLQFHIQ; this is encoded by the exons atgcttctgtgtgtgtgtgtgtgtgttgtgcgtgtgtgggcatgtgcatgcttatgtgcatgtgtatctgtgtgtgtgtttgtgcgtgcgtgcatgtgtatgcgtgcgtgtgtatacatgtgtgtgcttgtgcatgtgtgtgtgtgtatgtatgcacgtgcgtgcgtgcgtgtgtatgcacgtgcatgcgtttgtgcatgttcatttgtttttgtgtgcttgtgcatgtgtgtgcatgcgtctgtgtgcgtgtgcgtgtgtatgtgcatatgtgtgcttgtctgtgtgtgtgtgtgtgttgtacgtgcgtgtgtgtgtgtgcgtaccaCGCAGGGCAAGTCCTTCATCAAAGACGCGCTGAAGTGCATGGCCCACGGCCTGCGGCACAAGTTCAGCTGCAGCAGCCGCAAGTGCCTGGCCATAAGCGAGAtggtgctgcagctgcagcgggAGTGCTACACCCGCTACGACCTCTGCGCTGCCGCCAAGGGCAACGTCAACGTCATGGTCGACATGATCCACTTCCAGGACCTGTTTCCCAAGGG GCCTCACCTGGAGCTGGTGAACATCCTGCTGAGCTGTGGAGAGCAGGTGAAGGAGGCGCTCACCTGGAGCGTGCGGCAGCAGTGCGAGCAGAACTGGGGCGCCCTGTGCGAGAGCCTGAGACTGTGCACCCCAGGGGAcccccccgccggccccgccgctccgccccacccccagagCGCCCACGCCCAGGCTCCccatgagggggggggcgggggggcagagggCAACGGGGAGACCGAGGGCAACGGGCCGCCAGAGAGCTCTCAGAGTCCCGGCCAGGCGTCTCAGGAGGCCGAGGACCCAGAAAGATCCGGAACCAGGAG GCTGCAATTCCACATACAGTGA